The genomic stretch TTGCTTCAATAGTAGCATTTGATTCAGTCAACACGTCAACCCCTGTCGAAGTATGTCGAATGGTCTAAATACAACGGAACCACCGCATTCTCAGCGGTGGTTTCAATTTTTATTTTGTTTTCTACCCTTTTGTTTTTCAAGAGCATCAACTGCCTCAATATAATCATAAACTTTCTTTTTACCTTCCGGAGATAATTTACCTATGGCTCGTAAAAAGAACATATCCAATCCCTCTAGGGCTTTTGGCTTATCATCGGTTTTGTCTAAGTAACCGGCGGCAGCCAAAATTTCTTCATAAGTAGTTTTAAGGTAGGGGGCCAGCTTTTTAAGGTTATCGGGCGATGGTTTTGTGTCACCTCGTTCCCATCTTGCAATAGTTGAATGATCTATACCACAAGTTCTGGATAGTAAGCCTTGGCTTTCATACCCAGCTTCCACCCTCTTTGCTTTCAGCCATTTTCCAAAATCTCTATTATTCATAGCTACCAACTCCTTGTTAAATTATAACCTTTAATATTGCATGGGTGCAACAATTTTATGCAATTAATCGAAAAAGCGTTGCACGTGTGCCAGTGATATGTTATTATCAACTTGCAATATTGCAACGCACGTATGCCACGAGAAGGGTGAGGATAACTATGGCAAGGTGTAAAATTCAGGTCAACTTAAAAGTTTTGTCAGAAATACAAAGAAGGGAAAATCTTAATGACATGGCGTTTGCAGCAAAAATCGGTATTGATAAAACAATGCTATGGAGGATAAAAACGAAGCGTAATGGTCCAGGACATGAATTTATTGCAAAATTTTTAAGTGCTTATCCAGACGTAAAGTTTGAAGAAATATTTTTTTTGACACAAGCGTCGCATGGGTGCCAGGAGTTGGCCAGTGCTGAAAGTGGCTAGCCGGGCTTGGGTGCCATGATATTAAAAACGCAGGTTATTTCATTCTTTTAAGAATAAAAGTTTCTTGCTCTTGATTAGTTAATCTGCTGTCGATTTTTTTAATATCATCCCAAATGTATTTTAATTCCTGGCGCATTTTCTCTTGACCATCGACAAGTGCTTTTTGGTTTTGGGTAAGTGTTTCGTACTTCTCATTAAGTCTTTGCTGGCCTTCGGCTAGTGTTTGTTGATTTTGGGTAAGTCTTTGTTGGCTTTCGGTTAGTGCTTGTTGATTTTGTGTAAGTCTTTGTTGTCCTTCAACCAGCTCTTTTTGGCCTTCAGCAAGTGTTTGTTGACCTTGCTCCAAATTTGAGGCTCTTTGGTTGAGAGTTTTCATTTCAGTAAGAATTTGATTTAATACTTTTTCCATAAATCATTCTCCTTTAGGACTAATCCATTCGTCCAGGACGTCATTGAGGATTTGTAGTTGGCGGGGAGTCAGTTTATCCAGTTTATTAATAATCCGGCGGGCCTCCTGAGGGAGTTGGTTCTGTTCCTGGGTGTCGGCAAAAAACTCAGCCAAAGTAATGCCAAGAGCTGTGCATATTTTATTAACCGTTTCAACGGTAGGTTGTGCTTTACCGGATTCAATATAACTTAACGATGATTGTGCCATGCCAGATATCTTTGCTAATTTGGTCAGACTTATGCCTTGTGAGTTGCGTAATACGGTGATTTTTGATCCTACGTCCATGGCACAACCTCCAAGAAAATCATTATATTGATTGTCGCACATATATTTTTAATAATCAAATCAATATAACGATTGACTTGCAATCAACATATTGATATAATCGATTTAACGAAGGGGTGAACATTAATGAACGTCAAACAATTCAGGAAAATACAAGGTTTATCGCAAAAGGCACTTGCAGAAAAAGCCGGAATAGCGCAGGCAACTGTTCATTATATTGAAGCCGGTGGTAATGCTACACAGAGAACATTAAAAAAGCTTGCCACCGCCCTTGGCGTTAAAATTTCAGATTTACTCGAAGATCAAGCCAGTTAGGAAGCTTATTAGTCAACTAAGAGGAAAACATTTCCTTTAAATTATACCATCATCATTCAACAAAAGAATGTGCCATTATGGCGAAAAAGGGAGTAGCTATATGAAACCTAAACACGACCGCCAGGCAAAAATCTGTCCTGTATTAACGGCATATCTAAAAGACAATACCACCGGCATGATGCCAATAGACCAGCCTTGTAAACAAAGCAGGTGCCGGTGGTGGGTAGGGGATGATTGTGCAGTACCCTGGGCAGGTCGTTTAGCGAGGGCTGTGATGATGGGGCAGATTAAGGTTAAAGTAGATAGATAGTTTCCCACACCAAGATCACGAGGGGTGAAAAAAATGTGTAATAAGCGGAACCCTTCAGAAGAGGAAATAACAAACCAGTATAATAAGCTAGTTGATCACTTAGGAAAGATTGGCCTTGAACCAGAGGACGTTCCACAAGCATTGCAAACACTGCAGAAACAATTGAGGGCTGATATGGCGCGTCACCAAAAGCGTATTGATAAATCGAACGTGGCGGTTTCCTGAATGATATATTTTCAGGAACCGGTTAGGGGGCAGGGGGGAAGAAGACGGTAGGCCTTAAGGTTGAATAAAAGTGATTGTCTTAAGGCGTGCCGTCTACCTAACCTCTCCCTTTGTGTCGGGCCAGGATCTAAATGGTCCTGGTCCGGTACATAAATAACACTTTTGGCGGTAGGCTCTTGGGCAGCATAATGGTTGCCCAAGGGCGTGCTGCCGGATAATGGCAGTAAGTTACCACACTTCGCACAACTTATTTTTGCGGAGAAAAGCCGAAGTAAGCGGTATTTGAAATAAAAACGGAGGCACTTTGGCAGTGGCGGCGGGGAGATGGCGAACCTACCGGTAAAAGGGACGCCTTTGCGGAACGTAACCCAAACAGACGGTAGCGTGTACCCGGACGTGTGCCGATTACCTCCCTGGGGGGAGGGCGGTGAAAACCCGCGACGGGAAGGGCTGGACTTAGGTGAAGAACGGGGGAAGTAACCAAAAAGCAGGCCCGATGGTTTTCTGATTAACATGCCCCGCATTTTTTAGTAATTCGTATTGCTGAAAAATGACAACTTCAAAGTTTACTAAGTAATTACTTAGGCGCGTATTACGATCCCCCGGGGAGGTTTCCGTTTAAGTCTCCACCTTTTCGGCGCGAGCGTAAGAGCCAGGCTCCGCGTAAAAAATTTCTTTTAAAGAATACCGGCATAGAATATCCGGCCCAAAGAACGTGCGCCTACCCGTGGCGGGCCGGGTGCGAACGAATAAAAGTTCGGCTAAGCACGTTTGGTATAAGATGTGGAGGTGTAAATGTGGAATTAATAGATAAAGGCGTAAACACCAATGGTACTCAAACATTCGAAGTGGATGATGTGCGAATTAAAAATGTTATTGTCCCCAAAAACGAAAATATCCGTCTCAAATATAAAATGGCAGCCAAGAAAGTGTTGAAAAAATGTGGTATTAGACCCAAAGTTTCTTACTATCCAATCCCGCCAGAGGTGGCGAAGAAAAAAGAAATGGTACCCTTTTACTTCTTGTGTCTTGCAAGATGCCGTGAAGAAAAAAAGGCGGGAAGGGATAATTCTGTGAAGGTAAGAACAATAAAGGAATTGGCTGGCGATTACAGAACATCACCTGATAGAAGAGAACAAATATTACGTCACATAAATAATGTTTCCGGAAAAGAAGGTCTGCAGTCTTTTGTTAAAATATTGGGCAGCGATTCAGTTACACCTTTTATAAAGTGGGTTAAGAATGACATAAAGGATAAGAACAGAAGTCGAAGGCATAAGAAAAGAAGTCCGGTCAATCCTCCAGCTCCACCAAGGGAAACAGACTATGGTGTTGAGGATGTATTTCAAGAGCTTGAATGGTCGTCGCAAACTAACACCGGCAGTAGGCTGGGAAAGCAAGGTGGAAAAAGAAGTATACATAGTGGACAGGCTTGGAGTGCAATAAGTAGAGTTTAATACGATCTGTGAAATAGGCGCTGCCGCCATCGGCTAAAGATCTAAACGCATTTGAAACAAGTTATTAAGGTTGGGCTCAATGTAGAGGGGGGATAATTGATAGATAGGTATGAGGCCCTAAACCGGGCAATGAGAAGCCTGAAAGGTATAGATAAAGCTTATATCTTATTAAAGACTTACAGGAACAAGACTGTAGACTTTTCAATCATTATTAATGACATTTATGATGTTAAGCTAGAACATACCAAGGATTATTCTATTGAATTATGGAGCTATGTAAACGGAACGTGTGAAAAATGTCAGATATGATGCTTTTAAAATATGGATCCTATTCTAGTTGCGACCTCGGGTTATAAGCCTGGGGTTATTTTATTGTTAAGGGTTTGCCGTTGATAAGTAAGGGAGGAAAAATACAATGGAACTAGATGAAATATTCAACGATATCCATTTATTCATCAGTAGTAATCAATCATTAGTTATTTTTTTGTGTATTGCACTTTTTTTAATTTTGCTATTAAAACTGTATGTTGATTCTTAATTATAGTTCAACGACGGTAAAGAAAGGATGGTTCTTAACTTGTCAGTGGATAAGCATTTATATCCCGTTAGCAGTGAAAACTTCAAAGCAAGTTTGGATACGGATCTTAACACTCAAATAATAATTCAAGAAGGCCCTCTTAATGTGATTTGGACGAGTCCCCCCGGTCCTTGTATGAATGAACGTTTGTGGCAGGAATTGTGCGATGGATTGGTTCCGTCATGTTCTTCTTATCAAAGTGTTTCAAAACAGGAGGCAGCCAAAGGTTTCAAGCCTATGGGGTGCAAGGCTTTTCAAAAATGCAAACACAAGTGGACAAAAAGTACCGTTTCAAAATGAATATAACTTTCGTGCTTTCAGATGCCTACTATAGAAACATGAAAGGTGATGAAAGAATGGTTAAAATGGAAGTAGATGAAATTGAGAACAAAATTGAGGAACTGAGGGAGACCTTGAATAACCTGTCGGCCAACCGCACGAGCAATAAAATGGTTAGCTTGAGCCAAGAGCTGGATTCCCACATAGTCGCTTATCAGAAAGCTCTTTTGAAAGATAATGGTTTTTCAGCGGTTAAAAAAGTGAGAGGAGTATTATCATGAGTAAATTAGTTAAGGTTGAGTTGGCCGAATGTAATCATCCCACTGAATTAAAAGGCATTTATTTAGGTTGTAAAGAGAATAAACATAACAAACTCGTTTTTAGTGATTTTAAGACGAAAGACCCTGATCGTGGATATAAGAATCTCATTATTGGTAAACCGGGACTGGGAAAAGATTCGTATGTAAAAAATTAGTGAATTTTTATGGGGTAATTCGATAAAAACTAAGTTTGAAAAACTAGGTATTACTATTCTTGCACTAATTGTCCTTTATGCCATCGGCACTTTTTTGACTGCCCACAGTGATTTATTTTATTTAGGCGCAGTCGCAGGCGGTAATTGGTTTTCCTTTGATGAGGGATTTGCAAGAGGCCTAAGTGTAGGGTTGCTGATTGCATTTATAGTATTCCTTTTTGGATTTAAGTGGTAATTTGATGGATTGCTTAACTGCTTGTGGCAGCAATGCTGTTTGGATGGTACTTGGCACCGCCCGTTAACAACATATCACCAGTCTTTTATCCTATGATAATGTTGTGCAGCTTGCTTTTATTTAGCCTTCGATGAGTTTGAAATTGTATAGGCACGGAAGGACTAACCTTGGATCAATTTGTTCGAACATAATAAAATCCTTTCTGGTGGTGATTTAGCCCAATGAATAATAATGCATTTTTTGATCTGTTCACTAATATGTATGAAGAACACAAGCTGCTTTTTATAGTTTTTATTATTTTCATGGTGTTATTCTTCTTGGCGCAATTAGACAAGGGCGATTAGCTTAGTTTGGTTTTTAACATGTAAATTTTTAAACCAATGCAGGGAGGAGTAAATATGTTTAAAAATAAATTAGCCATTATCGTATTATGTTTTATAAGTTCTCTTGTTTTGGGCTTACTCACTGCATACTATTTTCCAAATCTCTCTGGCAACAATGATGGTACTTTAACAACATTTCCTGGACCTGGGTCAACGTATAAAGACATTTTACAATAATTAATTACAGAAAGATGTCGAAACCGGTCAAATTTATCAAAAAGTTCGACTAAGAGGCATTATGCGAAGAAAACAGCCCTAAAATTGCGGATAAGCTACCAAAATACCCCTGTTAACGGGGTATTTTTTATTCGCATAAGGAAATCTCGGGAGGAAGCATAGTGAAAATCTTACATGACTACAAAACATACTTACAAGGAAGAGGGCTTTCCCAGCGGACTATTAGTTCCTATGCAAATACTCTATTAAGATTTGAGAAGTGGATTGAGCAGACCTATGGCCAGTTTGATGCTACTGCTATAACGCCCCTGGATATAGCCGATTACCGAAGGCAATTGTCCAAAAAAGACAAGAAACCTGCTACAATCAACCATGCCCTCGATGTTTTAAATAGCTTTTTCACCTGGGCTTATGGGGAGGCCATTGTTCAAGCTAATCCGACAGCCGGTATAAAAAGAGTCCAGGAGCAGAAAAATGCTCCCCGATGGCTTGACCGGCGGGAACTGGGGGCTTTAATCAGATCTGTGCAAAAGTATGGTAAGGAAAGGGACATCGTCCTGATTATGATTCTTTTGCATGCTGGTTTGCGTGTGTCTGAAGCAGTAGCACTACGGTTGGAAGATATCGTCCTCCGTGAACGCTCTGGATTTGTCCGGGTTTGGGAGGGGAAGGGTGGCAAGTACCGGGAAGTGCCATTAAATATCACAGTACGCCGGGTGATGGAAGGATATTTAAAAGGGGCAGAAGAGGGGTGGTTGTTTCCCGGTCGCCGGGGCGGACATATTACATCCCGAGCTGCTGAGAATGTTATTAAGAAGTATGGGCGACTTGCACAGGTAAACGTTACCCCGCACATGCTCAGACATTGCTTTGGGAAAATGCTCATTGATGCCGGGGAGAGTTTAGACCGGGTAGCTGTTTTGATGGGTCATGCTAACCTAAATACGACAGCACGTTACACAAGGCCGTCAACACAGGACTTAGAATGTGCGGTGGAAAAGCTGGCATGGGATTAATGCAAATAGTTACATGAATTGATTAAGAGCTGTCTTTAATGGAGGGAGTAAGTTTGAGTAACAGAATAAAACTATTTAGAATGAACGACTATGACTGGGTTGCGGCTGAATCTGCTGAACTAGCAAACGAGTGGTATAAAAGAGAATGCGGATTAGATGATTCTGAACAAACTCTTGACATGATAACTGAAGAACCTCTTACAAGAACATTTTTAATTCCTCATGATGAAATATCCGAAGAAGAGTTAAAAATGGGTTTTGAAATTATAACATATGGAAATGGGAAATTTGCAAGGGTGCCGTTTAGTCATATGATGGAAAGGGAAAAAATGAAACCTCCATGTTTAGCGGGTTCAACGGAATGGTAGTTCATTGATGTTTTTAGTATAGGTTTACACATATGGTAAAAGGTAACTTACCATTACGGTACGGTTTAACTATGTAACGGAGGCTTGATGGCAATGATTCAAGATGTTTTAAATGATCATATGAATTGGCACATCGAACATGGGGATTCTCTTTTTGTGCTCCCAGCTATTCCAGAAAAATCAGCCAGTTGTTGCGTTACATCTCCACCCTATTGGGGCCTGCGAGACTATGGTATTCCGTTTACAGATTGGCCAGAGGTCTTATACTCACCTATGCCGGGTATTCCGCCTGTTGTCATTCCCGCATGGAGAGGTTGCCTGGGATTGGAGTCCACACCGGAAGCATATGTTGGACACATTGTTTTGATATTTCGCAAGGTTTGGCAAGTACTTAAGGACGATGGAATATTATGGCTCAATCTTGGTGATTGTTACTTTGGCACAGGCGGAGATACCGGAAATGGCCCTAATTCTTGTGTTGGGCCAACGGCAGACGCGGCGATGCCAAAGATGGGACGAAATGAAAAACATAAAAACTTGGCAGCGGCTGGTTTGAAACCTAAAGATTTGGTCGGAATTCCATGGCGAGTAGCATTTGCGCTGCAAGCTGATGGTTGGTACCTCAGAATAGATAATATATGGAATAAGCTTAATCCCATGCCCGAGAGTGTAACAGATCGGCCTACGAAGGCACATGAATACATCTTTTTGCTTACAAAGTCATCAAAGTATTACTATGATTCGGATGCTATTAAAGAAGAAGCTAAGCAGTGGACAGGCCTTTCAGCAACCTTTCAACGTGAATCCGGAAAAGCAACTAAGCTTACTATTCCAGGTCAAAATAAAGCAAGTCATAGACCTGATAGGAAACGTGAAATGTATCCGGGCCGAATAAAAAAAGACGGCACTAAAGGGATGCCCACTTACGCTGTAGCGCCAAAGGCTTTAAGTAGAAATAAACGTTCGGTCTGGAATGTGGCAACAGTAAATTATCCCGGAGCTCATTTTGCTACATTTCCGCCGAAGTTGATTGAGCCTTGCATCCTTGCCGGCAGCAAACCAGGGGATATAATCATAGACCCATTCAATGGAGCTGCGACAACAGGCGTTGTTTCCTTACGTCTGAGCAGGCGTTACATCGGAATTGAGCACAAACAACAATATGTGGAGATGTCACGGAGAAGAATAGAGGACGATATGCCACTATTTAACCGATCTTCTGTTTAAAGCTTTAGTGAACATTCTAACCAAATTATGAATAAAGGCTATAT from Bacillota bacterium encodes the following:
- a CDS encoding helix-turn-helix transcriptional regulator, which codes for MCDNQYNDFLGGCAMDVGSKITVLRNSQGISLTKLAKISGMAQSSLSYIESGKAQPTVETVNKICTALGITLAEFFADTQEQNQLPQEARRIINKLDKLTPRQLQILNDVLDEWISPKGE
- a CDS encoding integrase, translating into MLHDYKTYLQGRGLSQRTISSYANTLLRFEKWIEQTYGQFDATAITPLDIADYRRQLSKKDKKPATINHALDVLNSFFTWAYGEAIVQANPTAGIKRVQEQKNAPRWLDRRELGALIRSVQKYGKERDIVLIMILLHAGLRVSEAVALRLEDIVLRERSGFVRVWEGKGGKYREVPLNITVRRVMEGYLKGAEEGWLFPGRRGGHITSRAAENVIKKYGRLAQVNVTPHMLRHCFGKMLIDAGESLDRVAVLMGHANLNTTARYTRPSTQDLECAVEKLAWD
- a CDS encoding hydrolase codes for the protein MEKVLNQILTEMKTLNQRASNLEQGQQTLAEGQKELVEGQQRLTQNQQALTESQQRLTQNQQTLAEGQQRLNEKYETLTQNQKALVDGQEKMRQELKYIWDDIKKIDSRLTNQEQETFILKRMK
- a CDS encoding helix-turn-helix transcriptional regulator; the protein is MNVKQFRKIQGLSQKALAEKAGIAQATVHYIEAGGNATQRTLKKLATALGVKISDLLEDQAS
- a CDS encoding site-specific DNA-methyltransferase; the protein is MNWHIEHGDSLFVLPAIPEKSASCCVTSPPYWGLRDYGIPFTDWPEVLYSPMPGIPPVVIPAWRGCLGLESTPEAYVGHIVLIFRKVWQVLKDDGILWLNLGDCYFGTGGDTGNGPNSCVGPTADAAMPKMGRNEKHKNLAAAGLKPKDLVGIPWRVAFALQADGWYLRIDNIWNKLNPMPESVTDRPTKAHEYIFLLTKSSKYYYDSDAIKEEAKQWTGLSATFQRESGKATKLTIPGQNKASHRPDRKREMYPGRIKKDGTKGMPTYAVAPKALSRNKRSVWNVATVNYPGAHFATFPPKLIEPCILAGSKPGDIIIDPFNGAATTGVVSLRLSRRYIGIEHKQQYVEMSRRRIEDDMPLFNRSSV
- a CDS encoding helix-turn-helix transcriptional regulator; the encoded protein is MNNRDFGKWLKAKRVEAGYESQGLLSRTCGIDHSTIARWERGDTKPSPDNLKKLAPYLKTTYEEILAAAGYLDKTDDKPKALEGLDMFFLRAIGKLSPEGKKKVYDYIEAVDALEKQKGRKQNKN
- a CDS encoding aspartyl-phosphate phosphatase Spo0E family protein, with amino-acid sequence MAGIVRWIGSVMFFLSKCFKTGGSQRFQAYGVQGFSKMQTQVDKKYRFKMNITFVLSDAYYRNMKGDERMVKMEVDEIENKIEELRETLNNLSANRTSNKMVSLSQELDSHIVAYQKALLKDNGFSAVKKVRGVLS